One segment of Carassius auratus strain Wakin chromosome 2, ASM336829v1, whole genome shotgun sequence DNA contains the following:
- the LOC113120636 gene encoding 25-hydroxycholesterol 7-alpha-hydroxylase-like: MECLLTIFLGFISMLLFCMFCSRKRKDGEPPLIKGWIPFLGKALEFRKNSQQFLSQLQQEHGDVFTVLIAGKYITFIMNPFLYSSVIKHGKQLDFHRFSDSAASRSFNYTPVQSGLFPGMSDHIQRSYSLLKGPDLDLLTSSMMTKLQQVLRCRFLSSEESGSDGDWQEAELYEFCKCVMFRTTFNTLYGHSEKLCLDQLREDFEKFDGIFPLLMARVPIALLGKTKEIREKLIRFFYPQRMEEWRAPCKFIQKRMELFQQYDTLQDRDKAAHHFAMMWAAVGNTIPAAFWCLYHLISCPEALEAVRAEIISVVGEKNMKLIFEEDITITRQQLEQMVNLESSINESLRLSSVSMNIRVVQEDFCLRLGDQHSINLRKDDIVALYPESTHLDPEIYDQPQRFRFDRFVEDGKEKTDFYKCGQKVRYYLMPFGSGATQCPGRFFAMNELKQFVCVTLLMCEMQLSENQQEAMLDKSRAGLGVMPPVNQITFKYRTKKPGDNMKREE; this comes from the exons ATGGAGTGTTTATTGACGATCTTTCTGGGCTTTATCTCCATGCTGCTGTTCTGCATGTTCTGCAGTCGCAAGCG GAAGGATGGTGAGCCCCCTCTGATTAAAGGCTGGATTCCATTTCTGGGGAAAGCTCTAGAATTCAGAAAAAACTCTCAGCAGTTTCTTTCACAACTACAGCAGGAGCATGGagatgtttttactgtacttataGCAG GAAAGTACATTACATTCATAATGAATCCTTTTCTGTACTCGTCTGTGATCAAACACGGGAAACAGTTGGATTTCCACAGGTTTTCAGACAGTGCAGCATCCAGGTCATTCAATTACACACCAGTACAGAGTGGCCTCTTTCCTGGAATGAGTGACCACATCCAGCGGAGTTACAGTCTGCTGAAGGGGCCTGACCTCGACCTGCTCACGTCCAGCATGATGACAAAATTGCAGCAGGTCCTGCGATGCCGTTTTCTGTCCAGTGAAGAGTCTGGGTCTGATGGAGATTGGCAAGAGGCAGAACTATATGAGTTTTGTAAATGTGTAATGTTTCGGACCACATTTAACACTCTGTATGGACATTCAGAAAAACTTTGTTTGGATCAGCTGCGAGAGGACTTTGAGAAGTTTGATGGCATTTTCCCTTTACTAATGGCCCGTGTGCCCATCGCATTGCTGGGAAAAACCAAAGAGATTCGTGAGAAGCTAATAAGATTTTTCTACCCTCAAAGAATGGAAGAATGGAGGGCTCCATGCAAGTTCATACAGAAACGAATGGAGCTGTTCCAGCAGTATGACACGCTTCAGGACAGAGATAAAGCAG CACATCATTTTGCCATGATGTGGGCAGCAGTAGGAAACACCATCCCAGCAGCCTTCTGGTGTCTTTACCACCTCATCTCCTGCCCAGAAGCCCTTGAGGCAGTGAGAGCAGAGATTATCAGTGTGGTTGGAGAGAAGAACATGAAGTTGATCTTTGAAGAGGACATCACAATTACACGACAACAGCTAGAACAGATGGTTAACCTGG AAAGTTCAATAAATGAGAGTTTGCGTCTCTCCTCTGTATCAATGAACATCCGTGTGGTTCAGGAAGATTTCTGTTTGCGCCTGGGTGACCAGCATTCAATCAACCTGAGAAAAGATGACATTGTTGCTCTTTACCCAGAAAGCACACACCTTGATCCTGAAATATATGATCAGCCTCAG CGCTTCCGATTTGACCGTTTTGTGGAGGATGGGAAagaaaaaacagatttttataaatgtgGTCAGAAGGTCCGGTACTATCTTATGCCTTTCGGCTCCGGAGCCACACAGTGTCCAGGGCGTTTTTTCGCAATGAATGAGCTgaagcagtttgtgtgtgtgactctgcTCATGTGTGAAATGCAGTTGTCGGAGAACCAGCAGGAGGCGATGCTAGACAAAAGCCGTGCTGGTCTGGGCGTCATGCCCCCTGTTAATCAAATCACTTTCAAATACAGAACCAAAAAACCAGGGGACAACATGAAGAGGGAGGAATGA
- the LOC113120604 gene encoding zinc transporter ZIP6-like isoform X3 encodes MRHVTTSKPMISASDTSLKSPDWFPESPLFDSYKEDASMIGWWPPLFPVMSLTLLWACSLGAGSDCKSMAIETDGQMAERAQQRHLKALFAKYGQNGSISLEGLFNLLKGVGLDRIRKVMVHHHGNGHNHTHEHDHTHVHVDKLTTRTHPVTRKKGDIDHNVEKSDPIPEAKPDDPSSGKKSQSDAHHNLYMKMNQDLTTTLTTPSYITKSRRTNRSADSDLTQDHAPFNSTQRTVTQSNHTHQTEDTPVHTHDDHDLHGLDHTSLACQNASTILQSHGMTKEMGVSVKDFSYLCPALLLQIDSNSCLLHADDHPDHSHHHNHHHHHHNHHHHNHTNGRSPRNASIYIAWVGGFLSITLISLLALVGVVLIPLMNRVCFNFLLSFLVALAVGTLSGDAFLHLIPHSQSHHQHGHSEHHHHGEEVEEDSLRPVWTGLTALSGVYIMFLIEHFLTLGKMYKDKKQKVQKRVDLTTEVLESEKLPSLEDDDVKTTDDFSITSAAETNGGSACGRGVAEEEEVMLGAELYSDIDCENKCHSHFHDTVGQSDEQHHHHHDYHHILHHHHSQNHHPHTHTHRHTHSYSLQHFQQAGVATLAWMVIMGDGLHNFSDGLAIGAAFTEGLSSGLSTSVAVFCHELPHELGDFAVLLKAGMSVRQAILYNLLSALMGYLGMITGILIGHYAENVATWIFALTAGLFMYVALVDMVPEMLHNDANEAGFSHYGFFLLQNAGILLGFAIMLIIAVFEHRIQLDIGF; translated from the exons ATGCGTCATGTGACTACTTCTAAACCAATGATATCAGCTTCCGACACTTCTCTAAAATCACCAGACTGGTTCCCGGAGAGTCCGCTTTTTGATTCGTATAAAGAG GATGCCAGTATGATTGGCTGGTGGCCACCGCTCTTTCCAGTGATGTCACTGACATTGCTGTGGGCATGTTCACTGGGTGCAGGTTCAGATTGCAAGTCCATGGCCATTGAGACTGATGGTCAGATGGCAGAACGGGCACAACAGCGCCACCTAAAGGCTCTGTTTGCCAAGTACGGGCAAAATGGTAGTATCTCCTTAGAAGGCCTGTTCAACCTACTAAAGGGGGTGGGGCTGGACCGCATCCGAAAAGTGATGGTGCACCACCATGGCAATGGACATAATCATACACATGAGCATGATCACACGCATGTTCATGTTGACAAACTCACCACACGCACACATCCGGTCACCAGAAAGAAGGGGGATATTGACCATAATGTGGAAAAGAGTGACCCCATCCCAGAAGCGAAACCTGATGATCCCTCCTCCGGGAAGAAAAGCCAGTCGGATGCTCACCACAATCTCTACATGAAGATGAATCAGGACTTGACCACAACTTTGACTACGCCATCCTACATCACAAAATCACGGCGGACCAATCGTAGTGCTGACTCTGATTTAACGCAGGACCACGCCCCATTTAACTCCACCCAGAGAACTGTAACACAGTCTAACCACACCCACCAGACTGAGGACACACCTGTCCATACACACGATGACCATGATCTGCATGGACTAGACCATACAAGCCTAGCG TGTCAAAATGCATCCACAATCCTGCAGTCACATGGCATGACAAAGGAAATGGGTGTCTCGGTCAAGGACTTCAGTTACCTGTGCCCTGCCCTACTCCTGCAGATTGATTCCAATTCTTGCCTCCTGCACGCTGATGACCATCCAG atcattcCCATCATCacaaccaccaccaccatcatcacaatcatcatcatcataatcacacTAATGGCAGAAGCCCAAGGAATGCTTCGATTTACATTG CTTGGGTAGGAGGGTTTCTCTCCATTACTTTGATCAGTTTACTGGCATTAGTTGGTGTGGTTTTGATCCCACTCATGAACAGAGTCTGCTTCAACTTCCTGCTGAGCTTCCTGGTAGCCCTTGCAGTGGGAACTCTCAGCGGAGATGCTTTTCTCCACCTCATACCACAT TCTCAGAGTCATCACCAGCATGGCCACTCCGAGCACCATCACCATGGTGAAGAGGTGGAAGAGGATTCCCTTCGGCCTGTGTGGACGGGGCTCACAGCTCTGAGTGGAGTCTACATCATGTTCCTCATCGAACACTTCCTGACCCTCGGCAAAATGTACAAAGACAAAAAACAGAAG GTGCAGAAGAGGGTTGATCTGACCACAGAAGTTTTGGAATCTGAGAAACTTCCATCATTAGAAGATGATGATGTCAAAACAACCGAcg ATTTTTCTATAACATCAGCTGCTGAAACGAACGGTGGAAGCGCGTGTGGGCGGGGTGTtgcagaggaagaggaggtgaTGTTGGGGGCGGAGCTCTACAGTGACATAGATTGCGAAAACAAATGCCACTCCCACTTCCATGACACTGTTGGCCAGTCAGATGAGCAGCATCATCATCACCATGACTATCACCACATACTGCATCACCACCACTCCCAGAACCAccacccgcacacacacacgcaccgacACACACACTCCTACTCGCTCCAGCACTTCCAGCAGGCTGGCGTGGCCACACTCGCCTGGATGGTCATCATGGGAGACGGACTTCACAACTTCAGTGACGGACTTGCCATAG GGGCGGCTTTCACAGAAGGTTTGTCCAGTGGTCTTAGTACCTCAGTTGCGGTGTTCTGCCATGAGCTTCCTCATGAGCTTG GTGATTTTGCGGTCTTACTGAAGGCCGGTATGTCAGTACGACAGGCCATCCTGTATAATCTGCTCTCAGCCTTGATGGGATATTTAGGCATGATCACAGGCATTCTGATTGGTCATTATGCTGAAAATGTTGCCACATGGATCTTTGCTCTCACGGCTGGTTTATTCATGTATGTCGCTCTTGTGGACATG gtCCCCGAGATGTTACACAATGATGCAAACGAAGCAGGCTTCAGTCACTATGGCTTCTTCCTCCTACAGAATGCTGGGATACTCCTGGGCTTTGCCATCATGCTTATCATTGCTGTTTTTGAGCACAGGATACAACTTGACATTGGCTTCTGA
- the LOC113120604 gene encoding zinc transporter ZIP6-like isoform X1: MRHVTTSKPMISASDTSLKSPDWFPESPLFDSYKEVCNYIESDASMIGWWPPLFPVMSLTLLWACSLGAGSDCKSMAIETDGQMAERAQQRHLKALFAKYGQNGSISLEGLFNLLKGVGLDRIRKVMVHHHGNGHNHTHEHDHTHVHVDKLTTRTHPVTRKKGDIDHNVEKSDPIPEAKPDDPSSGKKSQSDAHHNLYMKMNQDLTTTLTTPSYITKSRRTNRSADSDLTQDHAPFNSTQRTVTQSNHTHQTEDTPVHTHDDHDLHGLDHTSLACQNASTILQSHGMTKEMGVSVKDFSYLCPALLLQIDSNSCLLHADDHPDHSHHHNHHHHHHNHHHHNHTNGRSPRNASIYIAWVGGFLSITLISLLALVGVVLIPLMNRVCFNFLLSFLVALAVGTLSGDAFLHLIPHSQSHHQHGHSEHHHHGEEVEEDSLRPVWTGLTALSGVYIMFLIEHFLTLGKMYKDKKQKVQKRVDLTTEVLESEKLPSLEDDDVKTTDDFSITSAAETNGGSACGRGVAEEEEVMLGAELYSDIDCENKCHSHFHDTVGQSDEQHHHHHDYHHILHHHHSQNHHPHTHTHRHTHSYSLQHFQQAGVATLAWMVIMGDGLHNFSDGLAIGAAFTEGLSSGLSTSVAVFCHELPHELGDFAVLLKAGMSVRQAILYNLLSALMGYLGMITGILIGHYAENVATWIFALTAGLFMYVALVDMVPEMLHNDANEAGFSHYGFFLLQNAGILLGFAIMLIIAVFEHRIQLDIGF; the protein is encoded by the exons ATGCGTCATGTGACTACTTCTAAACCAATGATATCAGCTTCCGACACTTCTCTAAAATCACCAGACTGGTTCCCGGAGAGTCCGCTTTTTGATTCGTATAAAGAGGTCTGTAATTACATCGAATCG GATGCCAGTATGATTGGCTGGTGGCCACCGCTCTTTCCAGTGATGTCACTGACATTGCTGTGGGCATGTTCACTGGGTGCAGGTTCAGATTGCAAGTCCATGGCCATTGAGACTGATGGTCAGATGGCAGAACGGGCACAACAGCGCCACCTAAAGGCTCTGTTTGCCAAGTACGGGCAAAATGGTAGTATCTCCTTAGAAGGCCTGTTCAACCTACTAAAGGGGGTGGGGCTGGACCGCATCCGAAAAGTGATGGTGCACCACCATGGCAATGGACATAATCATACACATGAGCATGATCACACGCATGTTCATGTTGACAAACTCACCACACGCACACATCCGGTCACCAGAAAGAAGGGGGATATTGACCATAATGTGGAAAAGAGTGACCCCATCCCAGAAGCGAAACCTGATGATCCCTCCTCCGGGAAGAAAAGCCAGTCGGATGCTCACCACAATCTCTACATGAAGATGAATCAGGACTTGACCACAACTTTGACTACGCCATCCTACATCACAAAATCACGGCGGACCAATCGTAGTGCTGACTCTGATTTAACGCAGGACCACGCCCCATTTAACTCCACCCAGAGAACTGTAACACAGTCTAACCACACCCACCAGACTGAGGACACACCTGTCCATACACACGATGACCATGATCTGCATGGACTAGACCATACAAGCCTAGCG TGTCAAAATGCATCCACAATCCTGCAGTCACATGGCATGACAAAGGAAATGGGTGTCTCGGTCAAGGACTTCAGTTACCTGTGCCCTGCCCTACTCCTGCAGATTGATTCCAATTCTTGCCTCCTGCACGCTGATGACCATCCAG atcattcCCATCATCacaaccaccaccaccatcatcacaatcatcatcatcataatcacacTAATGGCAGAAGCCCAAGGAATGCTTCGATTTACATTG CTTGGGTAGGAGGGTTTCTCTCCATTACTTTGATCAGTTTACTGGCATTAGTTGGTGTGGTTTTGATCCCACTCATGAACAGAGTCTGCTTCAACTTCCTGCTGAGCTTCCTGGTAGCCCTTGCAGTGGGAACTCTCAGCGGAGATGCTTTTCTCCACCTCATACCACAT TCTCAGAGTCATCACCAGCATGGCCACTCCGAGCACCATCACCATGGTGAAGAGGTGGAAGAGGATTCCCTTCGGCCTGTGTGGACGGGGCTCACAGCTCTGAGTGGAGTCTACATCATGTTCCTCATCGAACACTTCCTGACCCTCGGCAAAATGTACAAAGACAAAAAACAGAAG GTGCAGAAGAGGGTTGATCTGACCACAGAAGTTTTGGAATCTGAGAAACTTCCATCATTAGAAGATGATGATGTCAAAACAACCGAcg ATTTTTCTATAACATCAGCTGCTGAAACGAACGGTGGAAGCGCGTGTGGGCGGGGTGTtgcagaggaagaggaggtgaTGTTGGGGGCGGAGCTCTACAGTGACATAGATTGCGAAAACAAATGCCACTCCCACTTCCATGACACTGTTGGCCAGTCAGATGAGCAGCATCATCATCACCATGACTATCACCACATACTGCATCACCACCACTCCCAGAACCAccacccgcacacacacacgcaccgacACACACACTCCTACTCGCTCCAGCACTTCCAGCAGGCTGGCGTGGCCACACTCGCCTGGATGGTCATCATGGGAGACGGACTTCACAACTTCAGTGACGGACTTGCCATAG GGGCGGCTTTCACAGAAGGTTTGTCCAGTGGTCTTAGTACCTCAGTTGCGGTGTTCTGCCATGAGCTTCCTCATGAGCTTG GTGATTTTGCGGTCTTACTGAAGGCCGGTATGTCAGTACGACAGGCCATCCTGTATAATCTGCTCTCAGCCTTGATGGGATATTTAGGCATGATCACAGGCATTCTGATTGGTCATTATGCTGAAAATGTTGCCACATGGATCTTTGCTCTCACGGCTGGTTTATTCATGTATGTCGCTCTTGTGGACATG gtCCCCGAGATGTTACACAATGATGCAAACGAAGCAGGCTTCAGTCACTATGGCTTCTTCCTCCTACAGAATGCTGGGATACTCCTGGGCTTTGCCATCATGCTTATCATTGCTGTTTTTGAGCACAGGATACAACTTGACATTGGCTTCTGA
- the LOC113120604 gene encoding zinc transporter ZIP6-like isoform X2, producing MRHVTTSKPMISASDTSLKSPDWFPESPLFDSYKEVCNYIESDASMIGWWPPLFPVMSLTLLWACSLGAGSDCKSMAIETDGQMAERAQQRHLKALFAKYGQNGSISLEGLFNLLKGVGLDRIRKVMVHHHGNGHNHTHEHDHTHVHVDKLTTRTHPVTRKKGDIDHNVEKSDPIPEAKPDDPSSGKKSQSDAHHNLYMKMNQDLTTTLTTPSYITKSRRTNRSADSDLTQDHAPFNSTQRTVTQSNHTHQTEDTPVHTHDDHDLHGLDHTSLACQNASTILQSHGMTKEMGVSVKDFSYLCPALLLQIDSNSCLLHADDHPDHSHHHNHHHHHHNHHHHNHTNGRSPRNASIYIAWVGGFLSITLISLLALVGVVLIPLMNRVCFNFLLSFLVALAVGTLSGDAFLHLIPHSQSHHQHGHSEHHHHGEEVEEDSLRPVWTGLTALSGVYIMFLIEHFLTLGKMYKDKKQKVQKRVDLTTEVLESEKLPSLEDDDVKTTDAAETNGGSACGRGVAEEEEVMLGAELYSDIDCENKCHSHFHDTVGQSDEQHHHHHDYHHILHHHHSQNHHPHTHTHRHTHSYSLQHFQQAGVATLAWMVIMGDGLHNFSDGLAIGAAFTEGLSSGLSTSVAVFCHELPHELGDFAVLLKAGMSVRQAILYNLLSALMGYLGMITGILIGHYAENVATWIFALTAGLFMYVALVDMVPEMLHNDANEAGFSHYGFFLLQNAGILLGFAIMLIIAVFEHRIQLDIGF from the exons ATGCGTCATGTGACTACTTCTAAACCAATGATATCAGCTTCCGACACTTCTCTAAAATCACCAGACTGGTTCCCGGAGAGTCCGCTTTTTGATTCGTATAAAGAGGTCTGTAATTACATCGAATCG GATGCCAGTATGATTGGCTGGTGGCCACCGCTCTTTCCAGTGATGTCACTGACATTGCTGTGGGCATGTTCACTGGGTGCAGGTTCAGATTGCAAGTCCATGGCCATTGAGACTGATGGTCAGATGGCAGAACGGGCACAACAGCGCCACCTAAAGGCTCTGTTTGCCAAGTACGGGCAAAATGGTAGTATCTCCTTAGAAGGCCTGTTCAACCTACTAAAGGGGGTGGGGCTGGACCGCATCCGAAAAGTGATGGTGCACCACCATGGCAATGGACATAATCATACACATGAGCATGATCACACGCATGTTCATGTTGACAAACTCACCACACGCACACATCCGGTCACCAGAAAGAAGGGGGATATTGACCATAATGTGGAAAAGAGTGACCCCATCCCAGAAGCGAAACCTGATGATCCCTCCTCCGGGAAGAAAAGCCAGTCGGATGCTCACCACAATCTCTACATGAAGATGAATCAGGACTTGACCACAACTTTGACTACGCCATCCTACATCACAAAATCACGGCGGACCAATCGTAGTGCTGACTCTGATTTAACGCAGGACCACGCCCCATTTAACTCCACCCAGAGAACTGTAACACAGTCTAACCACACCCACCAGACTGAGGACACACCTGTCCATACACACGATGACCATGATCTGCATGGACTAGACCATACAAGCCTAGCG TGTCAAAATGCATCCACAATCCTGCAGTCACATGGCATGACAAAGGAAATGGGTGTCTCGGTCAAGGACTTCAGTTACCTGTGCCCTGCCCTACTCCTGCAGATTGATTCCAATTCTTGCCTCCTGCACGCTGATGACCATCCAG atcattcCCATCATCacaaccaccaccaccatcatcacaatcatcatcatcataatcacacTAATGGCAGAAGCCCAAGGAATGCTTCGATTTACATTG CTTGGGTAGGAGGGTTTCTCTCCATTACTTTGATCAGTTTACTGGCATTAGTTGGTGTGGTTTTGATCCCACTCATGAACAGAGTCTGCTTCAACTTCCTGCTGAGCTTCCTGGTAGCCCTTGCAGTGGGAACTCTCAGCGGAGATGCTTTTCTCCACCTCATACCACAT TCTCAGAGTCATCACCAGCATGGCCACTCCGAGCACCATCACCATGGTGAAGAGGTGGAAGAGGATTCCCTTCGGCCTGTGTGGACGGGGCTCACAGCTCTGAGTGGAGTCTACATCATGTTCCTCATCGAACACTTCCTGACCCTCGGCAAAATGTACAAAGACAAAAAACAGAAG GTGCAGAAGAGGGTTGATCTGACCACAGAAGTTTTGGAATCTGAGAAACTTCCATCATTAGAAGATGATGATGTCAAAACAACCGAcg CTGCTGAAACGAACGGTGGAAGCGCGTGTGGGCGGGGTGTtgcagaggaagaggaggtgaTGTTGGGGGCGGAGCTCTACAGTGACATAGATTGCGAAAACAAATGCCACTCCCACTTCCATGACACTGTTGGCCAGTCAGATGAGCAGCATCATCATCACCATGACTATCACCACATACTGCATCACCACCACTCCCAGAACCAccacccgcacacacacacgcaccgacACACACACTCCTACTCGCTCCAGCACTTCCAGCAGGCTGGCGTGGCCACACTCGCCTGGATGGTCATCATGGGAGACGGACTTCACAACTTCAGTGACGGACTTGCCATAG GGGCGGCTTTCACAGAAGGTTTGTCCAGTGGTCTTAGTACCTCAGTTGCGGTGTTCTGCCATGAGCTTCCTCATGAGCTTG GTGATTTTGCGGTCTTACTGAAGGCCGGTATGTCAGTACGACAGGCCATCCTGTATAATCTGCTCTCAGCCTTGATGGGATATTTAGGCATGATCACAGGCATTCTGATTGGTCATTATGCTGAAAATGTTGCCACATGGATCTTTGCTCTCACGGCTGGTTTATTCATGTATGTCGCTCTTGTGGACATG gtCCCCGAGATGTTACACAATGATGCAAACGAAGCAGGCTTCAGTCACTATGGCTTCTTCCTCCTACAGAATGCTGGGATACTCCTGGGCTTTGCCATCATGCTTATCATTGCTGTTTTTGAGCACAGGATACAACTTGACATTGGCTTCTGA
- the LOC113120604 gene encoding zinc transporter ZIP6-like isoform X4 has product MIGWWPPLFPVMSLTLLWACSLGAGSDCKSMAIETDGQMAERAQQRHLKALFAKYGQNGSISLEGLFNLLKGVGLDRIRKVMVHHHGNGHNHTHEHDHTHVHVDKLTTRTHPVTRKKGDIDHNVEKSDPIPEAKPDDPSSGKKSQSDAHHNLYMKMNQDLTTTLTTPSYITKSRRTNRSADSDLTQDHAPFNSTQRTVTQSNHTHQTEDTPVHTHDDHDLHGLDHTSLACQNASTILQSHGMTKEMGVSVKDFSYLCPALLLQIDSNSCLLHADDHPDHSHHHNHHHHHHNHHHHNHTNGRSPRNASIYIAWVGGFLSITLISLLALVGVVLIPLMNRVCFNFLLSFLVALAVGTLSGDAFLHLIPHSQSHHQHGHSEHHHHGEEVEEDSLRPVWTGLTALSGVYIMFLIEHFLTLGKMYKDKKQKVQKRVDLTTEVLESEKLPSLEDDDVKTTDDFSITSAAETNGGSACGRGVAEEEEVMLGAELYSDIDCENKCHSHFHDTVGQSDEQHHHHHDYHHILHHHHSQNHHPHTHTHRHTHSYSLQHFQQAGVATLAWMVIMGDGLHNFSDGLAIGAAFTEGLSSGLSTSVAVFCHELPHELGDFAVLLKAGMSVRQAILYNLLSALMGYLGMITGILIGHYAENVATWIFALTAGLFMYVALVDMVPEMLHNDANEAGFSHYGFFLLQNAGILLGFAIMLIIAVFEHRIQLDIGF; this is encoded by the exons ATGATTGGCTGGTGGCCACCGCTCTTTCCAGTGATGTCACTGACATTGCTGTGGGCATGTTCACTGGGTGCAGGTTCAGATTGCAAGTCCATGGCCATTGAGACTGATGGTCAGATGGCAGAACGGGCACAACAGCGCCACCTAAAGGCTCTGTTTGCCAAGTACGGGCAAAATGGTAGTATCTCCTTAGAAGGCCTGTTCAACCTACTAAAGGGGGTGGGGCTGGACCGCATCCGAAAAGTGATGGTGCACCACCATGGCAATGGACATAATCATACACATGAGCATGATCACACGCATGTTCATGTTGACAAACTCACCACACGCACACATCCGGTCACCAGAAAGAAGGGGGATATTGACCATAATGTGGAAAAGAGTGACCCCATCCCAGAAGCGAAACCTGATGATCCCTCCTCCGGGAAGAAAAGCCAGTCGGATGCTCACCACAATCTCTACATGAAGATGAATCAGGACTTGACCACAACTTTGACTACGCCATCCTACATCACAAAATCACGGCGGACCAATCGTAGTGCTGACTCTGATTTAACGCAGGACCACGCCCCATTTAACTCCACCCAGAGAACTGTAACACAGTCTAACCACACCCACCAGACTGAGGACACACCTGTCCATACACACGATGACCATGATCTGCATGGACTAGACCATACAAGCCTAGCG TGTCAAAATGCATCCACAATCCTGCAGTCACATGGCATGACAAAGGAAATGGGTGTCTCGGTCAAGGACTTCAGTTACCTGTGCCCTGCCCTACTCCTGCAGATTGATTCCAATTCTTGCCTCCTGCACGCTGATGACCATCCAG atcattcCCATCATCacaaccaccaccaccatcatcacaatcatcatcatcataatcacacTAATGGCAGAAGCCCAAGGAATGCTTCGATTTACATTG CTTGGGTAGGAGGGTTTCTCTCCATTACTTTGATCAGTTTACTGGCATTAGTTGGTGTGGTTTTGATCCCACTCATGAACAGAGTCTGCTTCAACTTCCTGCTGAGCTTCCTGGTAGCCCTTGCAGTGGGAACTCTCAGCGGAGATGCTTTTCTCCACCTCATACCACAT TCTCAGAGTCATCACCAGCATGGCCACTCCGAGCACCATCACCATGGTGAAGAGGTGGAAGAGGATTCCCTTCGGCCTGTGTGGACGGGGCTCACAGCTCTGAGTGGAGTCTACATCATGTTCCTCATCGAACACTTCCTGACCCTCGGCAAAATGTACAAAGACAAAAAACAGAAG GTGCAGAAGAGGGTTGATCTGACCACAGAAGTTTTGGAATCTGAGAAACTTCCATCATTAGAAGATGATGATGTCAAAACAACCGAcg ATTTTTCTATAACATCAGCTGCTGAAACGAACGGTGGAAGCGCGTGTGGGCGGGGTGTtgcagaggaagaggaggtgaTGTTGGGGGCGGAGCTCTACAGTGACATAGATTGCGAAAACAAATGCCACTCCCACTTCCATGACACTGTTGGCCAGTCAGATGAGCAGCATCATCATCACCATGACTATCACCACATACTGCATCACCACCACTCCCAGAACCAccacccgcacacacacacgcaccgacACACACACTCCTACTCGCTCCAGCACTTCCAGCAGGCTGGCGTGGCCACACTCGCCTGGATGGTCATCATGGGAGACGGACTTCACAACTTCAGTGACGGACTTGCCATAG GGGCGGCTTTCACAGAAGGTTTGTCCAGTGGTCTTAGTACCTCAGTTGCGGTGTTCTGCCATGAGCTTCCTCATGAGCTTG GTGATTTTGCGGTCTTACTGAAGGCCGGTATGTCAGTACGACAGGCCATCCTGTATAATCTGCTCTCAGCCTTGATGGGATATTTAGGCATGATCACAGGCATTCTGATTGGTCATTATGCTGAAAATGTTGCCACATGGATCTTTGCTCTCACGGCTGGTTTATTCATGTATGTCGCTCTTGTGGACATG gtCCCCGAGATGTTACACAATGATGCAAACGAAGCAGGCTTCAGTCACTATGGCTTCTTCCTCCTACAGAATGCTGGGATACTCCTGGGCTTTGCCATCATGCTTATCATTGCTGTTTTTGAGCACAGGATACAACTTGACATTGGCTTCTGA